Proteins found in one Pontibacter sp. SGAir0037 genomic segment:
- a CDS encoding LytTR family DNA-binding domain-containing protein, producing the protein METKLKCLLLDDELPGLTYLRMLCEKLPQVEVVKAFNSPERFLEEYQQLDFDFSIVDIEMPGFSGLEVAQLLKEKPVIICTAYKEYAAEAFELEAIDYIVKPIRQERLLRAIEKVSRYLKPLQTSKDFVQLNTNKGKALIFFERLQRITSSEQDKRDKIAFLNNGEVVVLKNVSFDYLLSVLPSKDFCRISKKDIIALKAVQFFNFDEVTLTLKDHNQVSVVLNIGDSYRHHFIALLQA; encoded by the coding sequence TTGGAAACAAAGTTAAAGTGCCTCTTGCTGGATGATGAATTGCCAGGGCTCACGTACCTGCGCATGCTTTGTGAGAAACTACCCCAGGTTGAGGTGGTGAAAGCATTCAACTCCCCCGAACGATTTCTGGAAGAATATCAGCAGCTGGATTTCGATTTTTCTATAGTAGATATCGAGATGCCCGGCTTCAGTGGTTTGGAGGTGGCCCAGCTCCTGAAAGAGAAGCCGGTCATTATTTGTACCGCTTACAAAGAATATGCAGCCGAAGCTTTTGAACTGGAAGCAATAGACTATATTGTTAAGCCTATCAGACAGGAGCGCTTGCTTCGGGCAATAGAGAAAGTTAGTCGCTACCTAAAGCCACTACAAACAAGCAAAGACTTTGTACAGCTGAACACCAACAAAGGGAAAGCATTGATTTTCTTTGAGAGGCTGCAGCGCATTACCTCCAGTGAGCAGGATAAGAGAGACAAAATTGCTTTTTTAAATAACGGGGAGGTGGTGGTGCTTAAAAATGTTTCGTTTGACTACCTGTTGTCTGTGCTTCCGTCAAAAGACTTTTGCCGCATCAGCAAGAAAGATATTATTGCCTTAAAAGCAGTACAGTTCTTTAACTTCGACGAGGTGACTCTAACCCTGAAGGACCATAACCAGGTATCTGTTGTGCTGAACATAGGGGACAGCTACCGCCATCATTTCATAGCACTGCTGCAAGCCTGA
- a CDS encoding sensor histidine kinase: MENLLLVLLVLLAASLTAAMVLWRKNRKLAKAASETELRFKQLEESVNRLQMESLQFKLSPHLFKNILNSVQSHAYQTYYALDKLANVLDYILYESDKQYVTLKEELEFAASLIEINRLKVSPLMDLKIKNRIDESSRLYLQPVLPPLITVDLIENAFKHADLTSSDAFIAVVFELKDTTFSLTVSNKIKARPALRKNKSGFGNESLRTRLEAFYKGNYTLEQVSENNVFIAHLKINLLGNKVKVPLAG, encoded by the coding sequence ATGGAAAATCTGTTACTTGTATTGCTGGTGCTTCTGGCGGCTTCTCTTACAGCTGCAATGGTGCTATGGCGCAAAAACAGGAAACTGGCAAAGGCCGCCAGTGAAACAGAGCTAAGATTTAAGCAGTTAGAGGAAAGTGTTAACCGGCTCCAGATGGAGAGCCTGCAGTTTAAGCTGAGTCCGCACCTGTTCAAAAACATCCTGAATTCTGTGCAGTCGCATGCGTATCAGACCTATTATGCGCTGGATAAGCTGGCCAATGTGCTCGATTATATCTTGTATGAAAGCGATAAGCAGTATGTTACTCTGAAAGAGGAACTGGAGTTTGCGGCAAGTTTAATCGAGATAAACCGGTTAAAAGTGAGCCCGCTAATGGACCTGAAGATAAAGAACCGCATAGATGAAAGCAGCAGATTGTATTTACAGCCTGTGCTGCCCCCGCTTATCACAGTCGACCTGATTGAAAATGCTTTCAAACATGCTGACTTAACCAGTTCTGATGCGTTTATAGCGGTCGTATTTGAATTGAAGGATACCACCTTCTCTCTTACAGTTTCAAATAAGATCAAAGCAAGGCCGGCACTCAGAAAAAACAAAAGCGGCTTTGGCAACGAGAGTTTGAGAACGCGCCTCGAAGCCTTCTATAAAGGCAACTATACTTTGGAGCAAGTATCTGAAAACAATGTTTTTATCGCTCACCTAAAAATTAACCTCCTTGGAAACAAAGTTAAAGTGCCTCTTGCTGGATGA
- a CDS encoding Rrf2 family transcriptional regulator, with translation MLSKKAKYALKALLYLTKQYEKGLVIISDISEKERIPRKFLEAILVDLKTNGILHSVRGKNGGYYLAKQPSEISMGNIIRAIDGPLAPIPCVSQLYYRKCDECIDEARCEIRIVMKKVRDATADILDNTFLTNLEAISELIDDSSNEELDFQI, from the coding sequence ATGCTTTCTAAAAAAGCAAAATACGCCCTTAAAGCACTTTTATATCTCACCAAACAGTACGAAAAAGGATTAGTAATTATTTCTGATATATCTGAGAAAGAGCGCATACCTCGTAAATTTCTTGAAGCAATTTTAGTTGATCTTAAGACCAATGGAATTTTACATAGTGTAAGAGGCAAGAATGGAGGCTATTACCTGGCTAAACAACCTTCAGAAATCTCCATGGGAAATATTATCAGAGCAATCGACGGCCCATTGGCTCCGATCCCTTGTGTAAGTCAGCTTTACTATCGCAAATGCGATGAATGTATAGACGAAGCCAGGTGCGAAATTCGTATTGTCATGAAAAAAGTAAGAGATGCTACTGCCGATATACTGGATAATACTTTTTTAACTAACCTCGAAGCAATTTCAGAATTAATTGACGACAGCTCAAACGAAGAATTAGACTTTCAGATTTAG
- a CDS encoding chromate resistance protein ChrB domain-containing protein, translating into MDNKRATKNDRLACPWVIKNFIDREAEFFFVPANDVLQRGL; encoded by the coding sequence GTGGATAACAAGCGAGCGACTAAAAATGACAGGTTAGCCTGCCCTTGGGTAATAAAAAATTTTATAGACCGGGAAGCTGAATTTTTCTTTGTTCCTGCAAATGATGTACTACAGAGAGGTTTGTAA
- a CDS encoding TonB-dependent receptor, with protein MKKVLQLFLPLWLWTNLALAQQVIEGSVKDADGNPVVAATIVIKGTTIHTNADQNGHFGLSARKDPPFVLRISSVGFKAREIQITQLPASPLTILLELDNNLSEVVVTARRRSETAQEVSIPISVISGAAVEDAGAFNVNRVKELVPTVQLYSSNPRNTTLNIRGLGSTFGLTNDGIDPGVGFYVDGVYYARPAATTLDFIDIEQIEVLRGPQGTLFGKNTTAGAFNITTRAPSFTPGANFEVSYGNYGFIQSKTSVTGPISSKLAGRLSFSGTQRDGVLYNVATEKPLNNLNNLGFRGQLLFKANDNFKVTLAGDASSQNPDGYAQVFAGVAPTLRSEYRQFEQIIKDLDYNLPSRNPFDRLVDHDSPWRSGNDLGGISLNIDANFGAGTLTSTTAWRYWNWDPSNDRDFTGLPVLSKSAATSKHQQWTQEVRYAGNISSSLSGVIGVFAIAQDLKTDPVHTEESGAAQWRFSQSSTSTLWQTPGLFDGYGIRTTSRLKTFGAAIFGQLDWAITDKLRLLPGLRYNYDQKEVDFNRQTYGGLQTDDPALIALKRAVYTDQAFAADANDKNFSGQLTLAYKASTAINTFATYSTSYKPVGLNLGGLPTDNGRIMTELARIKPEYVKHIEAGIKTTPTPYSTLNVVFHNTNIRDYQAQVQTAEVGVNRGYLANAERVRVLGVELDGSLKVNTNLTLNGALAYTDGKYLTFTNAPVPLEETGGPTAFKDISGGILPGISKWAGSVSGEALSNTGTILGQNGRFFIAFDTYYRSSFSSSSSPSRYLNIPAYYLVNVRLGFRAMDGLSVFVWSRNLLDKDYFEQLLPAAGNVGHYAGVLGDPRTYGLTFRYKL; from the coding sequence ATGAAAAAAGTATTACAACTCTTCCTGCCTTTATGGCTATGGACGAACCTAGCGCTTGCCCAACAAGTTATTGAAGGCTCTGTGAAGGATGCTGACGGGAACCCCGTTGTAGCAGCCACTATAGTTATTAAAGGCACTACCATTCACACCAACGCTGATCAAAACGGTCATTTCGGCCTGTCTGCCCGCAAAGACCCTCCATTTGTGCTCCGTATCAGTTCTGTAGGATTCAAAGCCCGGGAAATACAGATTACACAACTTCCCGCTTCTCCCCTGACCATATTACTTGAACTCGATAATAATCTGAGTGAAGTGGTAGTTACAGCACGGCGGAGAAGTGAAACAGCCCAGGAAGTCTCGATACCGATTTCAGTTATTAGTGGGGCGGCAGTAGAGGATGCAGGTGCTTTTAACGTAAACCGTGTAAAAGAGCTTGTGCCTACCGTGCAGCTGTATTCTTCTAACCCCCGCAACACAACACTAAACATCAGGGGTTTAGGCTCTACATTCGGCCTGACAAACGATGGTATAGATCCGGGTGTTGGCTTTTATGTAGACGGTGTTTACTATGCACGCCCTGCCGCAACCACCCTCGATTTTATAGATATTGAGCAGATAGAGGTACTACGGGGGCCACAGGGCACCCTTTTCGGCAAAAACACTACGGCTGGCGCTTTCAACATCACCACACGTGCTCCTAGCTTTACCCCTGGCGCCAACTTTGAGGTGAGTTATGGTAACTACGGCTTTATTCAGTCGAAAACCTCAGTTACGGGCCCCATCAGCTCCAAACTAGCCGGCAGATTGTCTTTTTCCGGCACACAGCGAGATGGCGTGCTTTACAATGTAGCCACAGAAAAACCGCTTAATAATTTAAATAATCTTGGTTTCAGGGGGCAGTTGCTGTTCAAAGCCAACGATAACTTTAAAGTTACGCTGGCAGGCGATGCCTCCAGCCAAAACCCCGACGGATATGCCCAGGTATTTGCAGGTGTTGCCCCTACTCTACGCTCGGAATACAGGCAGTTTGAGCAAATTATTAAAGACCTTGATTACAATCTTCCGAGCCGGAACCCTTTCGACCGCCTTGTAGACCACGACTCTCCCTGGCGGTCGGGCAACGACCTGGGCGGTATCTCCCTGAACATTGATGCCAATTTTGGCGCAGGCACGCTTACCTCTACTACGGCCTGGCGCTACTGGAACTGGGACCCATCGAACGACAGAGACTTTACAGGTTTGCCTGTGCTTTCTAAATCGGCGGCCACCTCCAAACACCAGCAGTGGACACAGGAAGTCCGTTATGCAGGCAATATTTCTTCTAGCCTGAGTGGCGTAATAGGCGTATTTGCCATTGCCCAGGACCTAAAAACAGACCCAGTACATACAGAAGAATCAGGTGCCGCCCAATGGCGCTTCTCCCAAAGCTCTACCAGCACCCTTTGGCAAACGCCGGGCCTCTTTGACGGATACGGCATCCGAACAACCTCCAGATTAAAGACTTTCGGAGCCGCCATTTTCGGACAGCTCGACTGGGCCATTACAGATAAACTGCGTCTGTTGCCCGGCCTCCGTTACAATTACGACCAGAAAGAGGTAGATTTTAACAGACAAACCTATGGCGGGCTGCAAACAGACGATCCCGCCCTGATAGCCCTTAAAAGGGCTGTTTATACGGACCAGGCCTTTGCCGCCGATGCAAATGACAAGAACTTTTCAGGACAGCTGACCTTGGCCTATAAAGCTTCAACAGCTATTAATACATTTGCTACGTACTCCACCAGTTACAAACCTGTTGGCCTTAACTTAGGCGGCTTACCCACCGATAACGGTAGAATTATGACGGAACTGGCGCGCATTAAGCCAGAATATGTAAAGCATATCGAAGCAGGTATAAAGACAACACCAACTCCTTATTCAACCTTAAATGTAGTATTCCATAACACCAACATCAGAGATTACCAGGCACAGGTACAAACGGCCGAAGTAGGTGTTAACCGGGGCTACCTGGCAAATGCAGAGCGAGTGCGGGTATTGGGAGTGGAGCTGGATGGCAGCCTCAAAGTTAACACTAACCTGACATTGAACGGCGCTCTGGCCTATACAGATGGGAAGTACCTCACTTTTACCAATGCCCCGGTTCCGCTTGAAGAAACAGGCGGTCCAACAGCTTTTAAAGACATCTCAGGAGGTATACTGCCTGGCATTTCCAAATGGGCAGGCTCCGTTTCAGGAGAAGCATTGTCAAACACCGGAACAATACTTGGGCAGAATGGCAGGTTTTTCATTGCCTTCGACACGTATTACCGCTCATCCTTCTCTTCCAGCTCCTCCCCATCCAGATACCTGAACATCCCGGCTTATTATCTTGTTAACGTAAGGCTGGGTTTCAGAGCTATGGACGGTTTATCGGTTTTTGTCTGGAGTAGAAACCTCCTCGATAAAGACTACTTTGAGCAACTGTTACCTGCGGCAGGTAATGTCGGGCATTATGCCGGAGTACTGGGCGACCCCAGAACATACGGGCTTACCTTCAGATATAAACTATAG
- a CDS encoding DUF2490 domain-containing protein, translated as MYRGLIICVVVMFVFSSLVQAQKNVVRQDLFWVRYQNQLSLNPKWLLQSEIDNRMFVFPVKEHHLVMRSQIRYTISPLLTAGGGITYALQHPQDPQAEIDLVIPELRGQQDITLKQTFGKLIMNHRYMVEQRFIRKVEDNKLADGYNFNYRLRYRLQGEIPVLKSESHELRLVVHDEVMLNAGKSVTQNVFDQNRIYAGLQYGITPALAVELGYMNWYQQRASGKDFFNRDITRLSIFHKINLQNHDK; from the coding sequence ATGTACAGAGGACTAATAATTTGTGTGGTTGTGATGTTTGTGTTTTCCTCTTTAGTACAAGCACAAAAAAACGTGGTGCGCCAGGACCTGTTCTGGGTGCGCTATCAAAACCAGCTTAGCTTAAACCCGAAATGGCTGCTGCAGTCTGAGATTGATAACCGCATGTTTGTCTTTCCGGTTAAGGAACATCACCTGGTGATGCGCTCACAGATCAGGTATACCATAAGCCCTCTTTTAACTGCAGGAGGTGGAATAACATATGCCTTGCAACATCCACAGGACCCGCAGGCAGAAATTGATTTGGTTATACCAGAGCTAAGAGGGCAGCAGGATATTACTTTGAAGCAAACCTTTGGCAAATTAATAATGAACCACAGGTACATGGTGGAGCAAAGATTCATACGCAAAGTAGAAGATAATAAACTGGCAGATGGCTACAACTTCAACTACAGGCTGCGCTACAGGTTACAGGGCGAAATACCGGTCCTGAAATCGGAAAGCCACGAGTTGCGGTTGGTTGTTCACGATGAGGTAATGCTGAATGCAGGCAAATCTGTTACACAAAATGTTTTCGATCAGAACCGGATATATGCAGGGCTGCAATACGGCATAACACCCGCCCTGGCTGTTGAGTTGGGCTATATGAACTGGTACCAGCAACGGGCAAGCGGCAAAGACTTCTTTAACAGAGATATTACCAGACTCAGCATTTTTCACAAGATAAACCTCCAGAACCATGACAAATAA
- a CDS encoding sulfite exporter TauE/SafE family protein, which yields MTNKLSLRHIGKLIILLKLALVAFLVIKILTDGDASSFSLPVNSSFFMFVVAGFLAQLVDGTLGMAYGVSCSTLLLNFGISPAVASASVHTAEVFTTGVSGLSHLFLKNVNMKLFLKIVVPGVIGAVIGAWLISDFFDGGVIKPYISAYLLIMGIRLVVKSFKPVQPKEAAKRVSLLGFVGGFCDAIGGGGWGPIVTTNLIFQGKTPKETIGTVNTAEFFVAFFSTGVFLFFVGIDSWPIILGLIIGGVLAAPIGAVMAKRVKPKTLMLLVGNLIILISAYTIYKSLI from the coding sequence ATGACAAATAAATTATCACTTAGACACATAGGCAAGCTTATTATTTTGCTGAAGCTGGCATTGGTGGCCTTTCTGGTTATAAAGATACTAACTGATGGGGATGCCAGCAGTTTCAGTTTGCCGGTTAACAGCAGCTTCTTCATGTTTGTGGTAGCCGGCTTTCTGGCCCAACTGGTGGATGGTACGCTGGGAATGGCTTATGGCGTAAGCTGCTCTACGCTGCTGTTGAATTTCGGCATATCGCCAGCTGTAGCCTCGGCGAGTGTGCATACCGCAGAGGTATTCACTACAGGTGTATCAGGCCTTTCGCACCTGTTCCTTAAAAATGTAAACATGAAGCTGTTTCTCAAGATTGTGGTGCCAGGTGTGATTGGTGCTGTAATAGGAGCCTGGCTTATCTCTGATTTTTTTGATGGCGGCGTTATCAAGCCTTATATCTCAGCTTACCTGTTAATTATGGGGATCCGATTGGTTGTGAAAAGTTTTAAACCTGTTCAGCCAAAAGAAGCTGCAAAAAGGGTTTCGCTTCTGGGCTTTGTAGGTGGATTCTGCGATGCCATCGGCGGTGGCGGCTGGGGACCGATTGTAACTACTAATCTTATTTTTCAGGGTAAAACTCCAAAAGAAACGATAGGAACAGTAAATACAGCAGAGTTCTTTGTGGCTTTCTTCAGCACCGGGGTGTTTTTGTTTTTTGTGGGGATAGACAGCTGGCCTATCATACTGGGGCTGATTATCGGAGGCGTGCTGGCCGCTCCTATTGGTGCGGTTATGGCTAAACGCGTGAAGCCTAAAACGCTCATGCTGCTGGTGGGTAACCTTATTATACTTATCTCTGCTTATACCATTTATAAAAGCCTGATTTAA
- a CDS encoding TerB family tellurite resistance protein, translated as MEGIFNTTGNLAPATYHYTPQNEQEAWIAIMHACIAVDENVADEELEALAQTLASKSLFEGHDVLAYSKKVFYAHAQIGSKQMIDISVDRISPENKATLFAQTIQLVLADCVVADQEKELIEYLYSALDLEAGQASKIVDVIRILNKGNICL; from the coding sequence ATGGAAGGTATTTTTAACACAACAGGAAACTTAGCACCTGCTACGTATCACTACACACCCCAGAACGAACAGGAAGCCTGGATTGCCATTATGCACGCCTGTATAGCCGTGGATGAAAACGTAGCGGACGAAGAACTGGAAGCGTTGGCACAAACACTGGCAAGCAAGTCCTTGTTTGAAGGGCACGATGTGCTGGCTTACAGCAAAAAGGTATTTTATGCACATGCCCAGATCGGCAGTAAACAGATGATCGATATTTCAGTTGATAGGATATCTCCTGAAAACAAAGCAACACTTTTTGCACAAACCATTCAGCTTGTCTTAGCCGATTGTGTGGTGGCTGACCAGGAAAAAGAACTGATAGAATACCTTTACTCTGCCCTTGATCTGGAAGCCGGTCAGGCCAGCAAGATTGTAGATGTTATCCGCATCCTCAACAAAGGCAATATTTGCCTGTAA
- the tcmP gene encoding three-Cys-motif partner protein TcmP — MATVDTNDFFKIQRSSAEIKSELLNEFFKSWCSTMLQGQRYRSLPTLAFIDLYAGEGKPEHGKPATPVKILNSIFGSIEKYNLNKTVRTFFNDEKQAVVAKLKTNLEQLPYYDELVHKPVMLQEEANFSLLVKLLGTDTPSLLYLDPFGYKFSQQLLLQSIRRWGLDLFMLFNPAKVRTAILQTEQGDLLLDIFGPERVEKIREFCERYQDAAQREDFIMDSFEDIFREKSYKTFRFKISLPKKHQTGHYIFFVSKTEDAYMKMKELLLMYSDYQEDGVPLFGANIKHQLSLFQEQYRYSIKNLVTELAAKAGYYHNLPIESIYRHHNIGTNYIRGNYKEAFEQLKKEGVVEAINPVSRQPMKKVSFSSIIAYK, encoded by the coding sequence ATGGCGACTGTCGATACAAACGATTTCTTTAAAATTCAGCGGAGTTCTGCCGAAATAAAATCAGAATTGTTAAACGAGTTCTTCAAGTCCTGGTGCAGTACCATGCTACAGGGGCAGCGCTACAGGTCTTTGCCAACGCTTGCCTTTATCGACCTCTATGCCGGTGAGGGGAAGCCAGAGCACGGAAAGCCGGCTACACCTGTTAAAATTCTGAATAGTATTTTTGGCTCCATCGAGAAGTATAACCTTAACAAAACTGTCAGGACTTTTTTTAACGACGAAAAGCAGGCCGTTGTAGCAAAACTTAAAACCAATCTCGAACAATTGCCATACTACGATGAGTTGGTGCATAAGCCGGTTATGCTGCAGGAGGAAGCTAACTTTAGTTTGCTGGTTAAACTGCTTGGCACCGATACGCCCAGCCTGCTTTATCTAGACCCGTTCGGCTATAAATTTTCGCAGCAGCTCCTGTTGCAGAGTATCCGAAGATGGGGGCTTGATTTGTTTATGCTGTTTAATCCGGCCAAGGTGCGCACGGCTATTCTGCAGACAGAGCAAGGAGACCTGTTGCTGGATATCTTCGGTCCTGAGCGGGTTGAAAAGATCAGGGAGTTTTGTGAGCGTTACCAGGATGCTGCCCAGCGGGAGGATTTCATAATGGATAGCTTTGAAGATATTTTCCGGGAAAAAAGCTACAAGACATTCCGTTTTAAAATAAGCCTGCCTAAGAAACACCAAACGGGGCACTACATCTTTTTTGTATCGAAAACAGAAGATGCTTACATGAAAATGAAGGAGTTGCTGCTCATGTACAGCGATTACCAGGAGGACGGCGTGCCTTTATTTGGAGCCAATATCAAACATCAGCTTTCCCTGTTCCAGGAGCAGTACAGGTATTCTATAAAAAATCTTGTTACTGAGCTGGCTGCTAAGGCCGGTTATTATCACAACCTTCCCATCGAGAGTATCTACAGGCACCATAACATCGGCACCAATTATATCAGGGGGAATTACAAAGAAGCTTTTGAGCAGCTCAAAAAAGAAGGGGTAGTGGAAGCCATCAATCCTGTTTCAAGGCAGCCAATGAAGAAAGTTAGTTTTTCATCCATCATAGCATATAAGTAA
- a CDS encoding response regulator transcription factor codes for MKILVIEDEPDMLGNIVWSLEEEKYVVETATTFDAALEKINLYQYDCILLDISLPDGNGLVILEELKKLDATQGVIIVSAKNSVDDKVAGLDLGADDYLPKPFHMAELHARVKSVLRRRKFEGNRIIELGNLRIDPDERTVYVNQEQLVLNRKEYDILLYFVSNKNRLVSKTALGEHVWGDQIDEADSFDFIYSQIKNLRKKLKEHDAQLEIQAVYGIGYKLLLL; via the coding sequence ATGAAAATACTTGTTATAGAAGATGAACCCGACATGCTGGGCAACATTGTCTGGTCGCTGGAGGAAGAAAAGTATGTAGTAGAAACGGCCACCACTTTTGACGCTGCTCTTGAAAAAATAAACCTCTACCAATACGACTGCATCCTGCTGGATATTTCGTTGCCTGACGGAAACGGTTTAGTGATTCTGGAAGAACTCAAAAAGCTGGATGCTACACAGGGAGTGATCATTGTATCAGCAAAAAACTCCGTAGACGATAAGGTAGCCGGTTTGGATTTAGGGGCCGATGATTACCTGCCAAAGCCATTCCACATGGCAGAGCTGCACGCAAGGGTAAAATCGGTGCTACGCAGAAGGAAGTTTGAAGGAAACCGGATTATTGAACTGGGCAATTTACGCATAGACCCGGATGAAAGAACAGTATATGTAAACCAGGAGCAACTGGTGCTGAACCGGAAAGAGTATGATATTCTGCTCTACTTTGTTTCTAATAAAAACCGCCTGGTAAGTAAAACTGCTTTGGGCGAGCATGTGTGGGGCGACCAGATAGATGAGGCAGACAGCTTCGATTTTATTTATTCCCAGATAAAAAACCTCCGGAAAAAACTGAAGGAGCATGATGCCCAATTAGAAATACAGGCAGTTTACGGCATTGGTTATAAACTGCTGCTCTTATGA
- a CDS encoding HAMP domain-containing sensor histidine kinase, whose translation MKLLNHTLRYFAAALFVIITGWAGLFYYNLLDEIYDSLDDGLENYKILIIKRAEVDSTILHKTGFDEDNYSIKPVAAPHALSFRDIYSDTTMFMENEQDYEPVRMLTTVFRQHNRFYELRVVNTMIETDDLIEDLLYSILWLYLGLIATILLLNNFLLKRIWMPFYSLLQQLRHYRLEKQDTVVFEETNVAEFKELNHAVAKLLQNTTNTYLSQKQFIENASHELQTPLAISLNKLELLLEQNNLTEDQVQLLASSIHNLERMARLNKSLLLISKIENKQFHVEEEINLNQLLQSLAEDFSDQAAFKNITLSVEENGVCQVAMNPDLATILLSNLLKNAIIHNHTGGYVLVKVSPLQLLIENSGKGSSLDTNKMFERFQRDGQNPTSTGLGLPIVKAITALYGFKISYTYQDKHIMRLDLKVK comes from the coding sequence ATGAAGTTACTCAACCATACCCTTCGTTATTTTGCTGCAGCTCTGTTTGTTATTATCACGGGCTGGGCCGGTTTATTTTACTATAACCTGCTCGACGAAATTTACGACAGCCTGGACGATGGGCTGGAAAACTATAAGATCCTCATCATAAAAAGAGCAGAAGTAGACAGCACTATTCTGCACAAAACTGGTTTTGATGAAGATAACTACTCTATTAAGCCGGTAGCTGCCCCTCACGCACTCAGCTTCAGAGACATTTACAGCGATACCACCATGTTTATGGAAAACGAGCAGGACTATGAACCTGTTCGCATGCTGACCACTGTATTTCGACAGCACAACCGGTTTTATGAGCTGCGCGTGGTAAACACCATGATTGAGACCGACGATCTGATAGAAGACCTGCTATACTCTATTCTGTGGCTCTACCTAGGCTTGATTGCCACCATTCTTTTACTAAACAATTTTCTTCTGAAAAGGATCTGGATGCCTTTCTACTCCCTGCTACAACAGCTCAGGCACTATCGCCTAGAAAAACAGGACACCGTTGTGTTTGAGGAAACCAATGTGGCTGAGTTTAAGGAGCTGAACCATGCGGTAGCAAAGCTGCTTCAGAATACAACCAACACCTACCTCAGCCAAAAACAATTTATCGAGAATGCCTCACACGAACTGCAAACACCTCTTGCCATTAGCCTAAACAAGTTGGAGTTACTGCTGGAGCAAAACAACCTTACTGAAGATCAGGTGCAGCTGTTAGCCAGCAGTATACACAACCTGGAACGCATGGCAAGGTTAAACAAATCTTTACTGCTAATTTCTAAAATTGAAAACAAGCAGTTCCACGTGGAGGAAGAAATAAACCTGAACCAGCTACTTCAATCTCTTGCAGAGGACTTTTCGGATCAGGCTGCTTTTAAAAACATTACGCTCTCCGTAGAAGAAAATGGTGTCTGCCAGGTTGCCATGAACCCGGATCTTGCTACTATTCTGCTTAGCAACCTCTTAAAAAACGCTATTATTCATAACCATACAGGAGGCTATGTGCTGGTAAAGGTTAGCCCTTTACAACTGCTGATAGAAAATAGCGGTAAAGGAAGCTCTTTAGACACGAATAAGATGTTTGAGCGTTTCCAGCGAGACGGGCAAAATCCTACTTCAACCGGTTTGGGCTTACCAATTGTGAAGGCGATAACAGCTTTGTATGGTTTTAAAATCAGCTATACTTACCAGGATAAACATATCATGCGGCTGGATTTAAAGGTGAAGTGA